The stretch of DNA CAGATCTAAAAGATAAGGTGGATGCATGGgaaagaattacaaaaaaatttgctagAATTAGCGAAGAATGTACGCTTCGCTCTAGCAAACAGCTGAAAAAATGCTGGGATAATATGAAACAaaggtaaaaataatgattttactaataattttattaatgatgaggttatataattattttaagtgcaCACATATtcttcttcctatatatacttttatatacttggcttgttatataatattttaataataattatattattaattaattattttagaaaacgaaaattaaataCGACAAAGCGGCACGAACGGCTTATGACAGGTGGAGGTCCTGCATCAGTACAACCGAATGATCCAGTGATGGCATTCATGGATGCAACAAATGCAAATTTAGATGTCGAAATTGATTGCCCATTCGACAGCACAGCAGTATTTGAGAAAGAATGTATAAGCActacatataattcttatttttttattattctattattatacatatatggtaataataatttattctttattttttgcttttcagATAATGTAAAGATGGATTATGCGTCTGAAAGAATAGTCATCGAAGATGAaagtgagaaagagaatgagaaCATTGATGATATCTGTCATGAAGATTATatccatcaaaatattttatctacatcATTTAGCAcaccaaaagaaaaaatagctACTTCAAAGAATAGCACATCAGTAGAAAAAAGGGCCACATCAAGCATAAACAATGcatcagaaaaaaaagtcaCTGCAAGTGTTAACgcattaaaaggaaaaaaagctacttcaaatattaaaaacatagagtaaattttatgaattaggttatattaattttttaacagattatataaataattattattattattaatatgaataagattttattttttaaaattaaggtAGAAAAAAgtacgtaataatttttattgcaataaattaatgataatgaaatactaataataaaataatttcgattttcagaatatccGTGACGAAAAAGAGTtacgattaataaaaatacgcgAAGCAATTGAGCAACAGCGCGAGCttcatcgtaaaaaaataaagattgctGAAACAGAGGAGCAGATTGTTCTTGTAAAACTTTTGAAGGAGGAAGAAGCGCTCAAGAGtaatacatgtaaataatatatctataaatatgataaaatgacttttgttaataatatgctATAGATACaagttatgttttttattatatatttctatatgtttatatgtatttcagtttatacaaaattatgtaaaatatttaattatttttataagtgaCTAAATAACTATAAgtgttcttataaataaatgttattcttgataattaatataaaattctatgtttgttatcaatttaatggaaatatatatatttcttacaaacaatgaaatattgtctgtttatatttttaaacgtcaCTTTGAGGACTGTGTTTTGTTGATATTCATTGTCAGTATTGAAAATCTAAAGTGTATGtgacaaattaaatagatttgcAGTACTGTCAATGAATACCAAAATGcggtttatataaaagaataatttatagagagaaagagagagagaaagatttgttataaaaaaatataacattctttaagttaaaatttatacttaatatattatatatttgttttatttacaatttgatCTCGTATGtacaaatctaaatttatttatacaaattaatcataaatttacatgatgACAACATTATTGTTAAATCACTCATTGcagatataaaatgaatataaaaatataattataattcgctATTATGTTTTAcgaaaaatgtgttaaaatgAAAGCATTTCTGTGTGCAAGTCCTACTCCATTTTGTTCTTGATTTATAATGTCttcaaattgtatattttcatacaaCTCCTCTTCGATTACTTCCTCCAGATTATGttgaatagatatattatgtaaaactgCAGTGGCACAAATAATTGCCACCGATGTGCTCAACTTTGTTCTTAAACCATAATGCAGCATGGAAATCGACGTTTCTAAACTCCAAACAGTTGTTCAATGATAACTCGTATTTGTTTATGTGCAGTATTATACCGAACTTCTGCATCTGTCTCAGGTCTTAAAATAGGCGTCAGTAGATAACTGCGGCATACATATCCACTATCACCAAGTAAAATTCCGTTTAGGTGTCCCAACTCGAAACGACAGCGCAAACCGCTTCTATCAAATATTACAGCATCATGAGTTGAACCTGGATGTCTAACAACTATATCGAGAATTTTTCATTGAGGACCAGCTACAGcctataaaacaaatatatcataaaaattaactttatataaacttcatgattatttagcaaaataaaacCGTTGAAAAAACCTGTACATACCTGTACATTTAAAGAAAACCATCCTTTTCGATTTCGGAATATCTCTCCATTATTTCCTCCAGGATTCGCAATACGTATATGGGTACAATCGATACATCCTATTATGGATGGAAAGTTGGccatttcataaaattgatttttattccttCGACGTTTTTCTTCggtggaaaaattaatatatacacttaaATGTGATGCTAAAATTCTGGAAACTCGTGCAACAATTCTCGATACTGATGCTTGACTGTATCCTCGTAAATCTCCATTAACAATCTGCAATTAAAacagcatataaataaaataaaaataaattatctattttaatttttatatatatatatatatatatatatatatatatcatagtgtcggaacaaaatttacaaaccTGAAAGCTACTCGTTGCATAAAAACGCAGTGTTATTAAGAGCTGCATTAACGGAGAAATCGGCAGACCTCAATTATTGAACCATCTTAACTTATCATTCACTAAAGGTAATAGGATCTCGATTATGGCTCCTTTgttgaatatatatctttttcgaaAAGGAACATCTTCGAAAAATTCCATGGGATTTTCCCAATcacaaatatatcttttcgcAAGTCGCAACAAAATCCGATCTTCTACATTTTCATCTTCAAATCCTTCGTCagaatcgttaaaaaattCGTTGTCCATCATGCACTTTTAATGTGAATGCGTAACAtcacaaataataacaaattgaaaTGTGACAGCTAACTTGAAAAGGTTATGTTTGCGCATCATCCGTTAAAAAAGGTTAAAATCTCCTCCTTAAGGAAGCTCGTGACCTTCCTTGAAATAAGGGAGCTAATAAAGTTCCTTGTTTGGGAAATCCGAAAATGTACGTCGACATTTTCTATCTCCGCGTCTAAAAAGCGGAAGCGGGGGctgtaacagaaaagaaaaatgaacatttttattagtaccttaaaaaataaatatttaaaatttgagcatACTTACGATAGGGCTCCTCTCCGAACAATCTGCGGAGGTAGAATATATCCGCGTACATTTTTGGATACTCCGCGTCTAATTCTGGGAGTGGGGGCCATCACACCACAGGTCCTCCCACTCCGCGCACTCCTTGTGATAGGCCCGCACCTAGCGCACCTCCTGCATGTGCGCTATGCTGATGTACCTAGGCACAGGATAGGCGCCTATTtcgaaaatctattaaaaaaaaaaaaacaaatatattataaataaaaaagcgtataataatcataataaaaattacttacattTCCAAACAGGACTTCCGGTAGCGCCTGGAATAGGGCGCGGGCCATATTTCGCGCTCTTCGGAGTGCGTGACGATGGTACCGGTGATATGGAACCCATCCGGGTACCCGTAGGTGGCGGTACCCCGTCTCAAATATTGCCTCTATAAAAGCAACAATTTGTGacatatttaactttattaatcaCTTTACAAATGTACTCACTGGATCACAGTCAGATACTTTATGCTAGCTCCAGCGGAGGCTAGGTAAcgtctcggtaaaaaaatAGGGTAGGGGATGAGCATGACATAAGAGTTAGTACGAATGCTTACTTTTCACagctcataaaaaattaaaagctgacgtgaactgtcgctccacacggcattcatacagataattctaattgaatagcataaaaaatataaaatatacaatataaaatagataatataaaaaataaaaaattaaaataagggtAGGGAGGGAGAACGTACCACAGCgtcttctgaaaaaaaaaaaaaaacatcattattaatatttttaaaattttataaaaatgataaatacatacacaaatcATGCATAACTTCTTGTTTACCACATGTGTGTCTTAATTGCGTGAGAGGCGagtcgctttcttctttcttctaaaaagtctatccttcttattctttttatcagtAGCAGCCTCATTTTTCGAAGATACTTTATTTTCGGAACATCTTCAAATTGCATAAGTTCTATATCGGTATTTTCCTTGaccacatcacataaaaaatctattttgtcACGGATCttgaaaaacagttttaacgaTCTCGTATGAGTTTTTGAcaaaccaatttcacgatttcaCAAAAACTGCACCACAGAAGTCACAGAGCCACCGAGGGCGTCGGAGTGTTCTCTCCACTGCATCTTATCGCGacacttacacaataatagtttttatttttcatgcattAGTCTTTTTTCGTACAAAACGGACAAAAATTGCACGGTATTAATTGACACAGCGGTCTCAGACATCTACCGCATTCATATGAATCATGGATTTGCTGATAAATTTCACTTTGATGTGTGCGCACCACATCACTCCCAATCTGTGACCTCTCCGGTAATAGCATGAAACACGATATACAATGTTTAACAGAAAACccaagtttataataaaaagatataatgcacagccgtttcatttcattatatgtacGAATTTGTACATCATCTAACGTATGAATAATAAGTTCCACAACATCACTGAAATCACTAGAATTACCATCAAGAACACTATCGTGTAAGGATTCTACATCCGAATCAGAATGCTCGGACGAAAAGTCCATCGAATCGAACGACTCGGCAAACTCGATCGAATCGGATGAAAATTTCACCAAGAGTGAATCAGGCGACTCGGAAGAATCGGACGACTCGAACGAATCGGATGTAATGTCCATCAAGTCATCCATAagcacaaagtttttttttatcagatataacaaaaaaaaatgtcacaagGATGACCGCAAACTCGCGTTTTCTTCCAAACTCGCTTTATCAGATGCGACAAGATTGTCACAAGGATGGTCGCAAACTCTTTTGAAGCACACGCTCctcccaaatatatatattttaatctcacatcTCTCATCTCCCtctaactcgagtatcacgtctcATCTACATCAgcattttcaatatctttagCAGAATGAATGTAAATCCAACTATATACatcatacgttttataaagaataggcgaagaaagaaataataaaaatcagtaataaaaatggtaatttatttatttattgcaaacatcATAGAGTAAATCATTTACAGCACATGTTAACAATTCACAATCTACGAGTGATTTGCCGTCAAACGCGTCACTCTCACGTATCACTTTTACCGCATCATAAACATTAGTGATATTGTTGCGTTGCAAAACGctaacaaattgtttaaacttttcattaacaatatatgtattctgacACAGCCAgaaatgcatatgatcgatacagtcttcaaaatcgaataaatgcacTAATGTTTGCGGatgcatatacaaagaattattagataatgttaatttaacaatcttgGAATCAGTTAATgtaatcatttggatagatagatcgcagatccataatagctcactttcagtcgattgtacatgtcgttcaatatcggcacgtttctgcatcaatgagtgccaggtaacgataggcaatactatTTGATTGTCTCGGTTATCACCAACAAGTAATTCCACATATGACATAGCTCcgacgcttattccaatctccaagtATTTGTATGATGTCGGGGTTAGAGCATACCTTCTTCCCAAGATACGACCCGCGCGATGAGACTCGGATGAAATGctacaaaattttagaaaaatgttattaaaaatataataataatatatataaatattaaaaatatttaaaactaatataaataataaaaatattatttaaaaaataaaacttactcTTTCTTTAGCAGAGTGTCCGTAATCGGGACATAATAATTCATGTTGCTTCCTTTAGCGGAGATCACAAACGATTGACacaatactaaattattttaagtattaaaacacaatttagCACTACACACTGCAATGTGGAGGGGGTTATTGTTCACAATTTAGCACTACAAATTGTAATGTGGAGGGAGTGATTGTTGATAcagcaagttttttttctccaagcgCCTATATACAgctgctaattaataattacatctcCAAAGATTTTAGCTGAATGCGCTTCAAATTTTTCCATGCGTCGAGGCGCGACAACATTTTTTGATGAAATCACACCTGAATATTCTGAAAATGCTGATGTAGATgagacgtgatactcgagttaAAGGGAGAtgagagattaaaatatatatatttgggaaGAGCGTGTGCTTTAATGTACgtgacaaattatcaaaaagtaacTCGCAGTTgtatgtaatttgaaactacAAATTATCCACGTGCTAAcgaatcttattaaaatgtttaaagtgtgCATGACAAATCCGTAGctgcatgtaatttgaaactgcAAAACTTTCGAGCGCCGATGTGCAGCTGctaattttcgaaatacagcaataaattttttcgacaTAACGTCATCGTTAGATGACAAATCGCTAAATGCGTGATAGAAACGTCTATGAATCGCGATATAAATTCGCTGCAAAGAGGTGCACCTCCATTATTTTTGAGTCGTGCATCTTGTTCGGTCTGAAAAACATGGCTGAGCAAATTGTGTGGGAGCAATCCACCCGAGTAAATTCAGTGGAGGAGTACATTACGTGGGAGGCGCAATGTAACGAATGTATCGAATCGTTGGAAGAACAaagtcgaattaaacgaccaCGATTGTTGATCGGAAATCGACAATCGCTGATTGCTCGAATCGCGCGACTTGAAAGATTGGAAAATGTGAGCGCAGGCGTTTCGTACACGCGGGTGCAGGATGCAGTTCGCGAGAAAATGGATTGATTTGGCGAGAGATCGGTACGGCGTTCGAAGGTTGTATCATGACTGGtgcgattataaattataatcacatcgaacctcgtcaatttttggaagacgcgagtgacattgtgctcgagcacGCGCGAGCcgttatgcaaaaacacaacactgtgaaagtgaatacagtgtttaacggcgagtttgtggcgggcgataagcgcgccaataaatcaattaatacgAGAAACTTTGAACTCTTTCGtacatccgatttacgcgAGTGGTATGAGCGGCGAGTCGCCGAGTCCATCTttgcatcgctcgaagaattttaggaacgcgatagcgaatgggcattatcgcgtatactaaatttgacagtaaatataaataaatataatcctatgcacGCCGGATGTTGCGTGcaattaccgcgaaagataataatgaaacgagcagtggttaacgtgcaatcttaagacaatgcatgttttgcgtgggcggtggtggctgctctgtatccagTTGAAAGATACACAGACCGACAATCGTCGTACTcgcattatacaacagtactgaatttccaagatattgagtttccagtcactcttaatcaaattaaaaaatttgaaaattattatgacatttcaatcaatgtgtataccaTCGAGAATGAAAACATTATCCCGTTACGccttacggagcaaaagagggacaagcacgtcaacttgctctacgtgcaagatgcgcGAGATATCGGATTtcgcgtggatcaagaatttatccaGGCTTGTGAGTTTGCAACTCAGCAAATAcaaggttaaaaaatatatctgcgttcggtatgtatatttaataaaactgtctaaaaatatttaaaacaggaatataaaaattttaacttttattttacagatgcatgcactattttcactcggACGAGAAACTACAGTCGCATACAGTAGACTGTGAAAAGATGAACGACTGTGCTATCTggttaccgagcgataaggacAGGCGGCTCGCATTCGCCAActacaacaggaaggagcgactACCTTTCATCATGTATGCCGATCTGAagtgcgttttggtgaaaaaagaagaaaatttttatcaacatcaccaagtatttaatatcgcttattatgtacattgctcgtacgataattcgttatccgcgtatcattctcgtcgcgaagccaattgcgttgcgTAGTTTGTTGatgaacttaaaaatttggcgcaacatgtagaaaatattttaacaaccaatgtcctcatggtaaatttaacgcaagaTGAAgggaaagaatttcgaagcgcgactcagtgtcatatatgtgagaaaccattcgtggaagatgatgatacgcgcgtacgcgatcattgtcatttgaccagacggtacagaggtcccgcgcattcaaattgcaatctaaattacaaagaatctttttgcattccaatagtatttcacaatttatccggCTATGATTTtcactttataatcgaggaaatagccacagcgttcgaaggagaaatcgatttacttccgataacaaaagaaaaatatatttcatttacaaaacatgttaagggtacgaaagacaaaccgggaaatcacattaaattacgtttcatagatacatttaaatttctcacaacaagtctcgacaaattggcatcttttctgagcaaggataaactcaaaattttacaaatagaatttaacaatttatccGCCGAGGATTTCAATTTACTGACAAGAAAAGGCGTTTTCccgtacgagtacattgactgcgtagataaattgcaaaatgcaTGTCTACCATcgcgagaatcattttacagctCCTTGACAGGTAACGCAGCATCCGAGAGTGATTACGCTGAGAttgtgtggaagcgattctcaattcgaacgctaggcgaatatagcgatttATACCTCAAAACTGATGTCTTGTTACTAGCagacattttttgaaaatttccgcgagagttgtatcaagagttatgggctcgaccccgcgtattactatactcttcccggcTATACGTAGGACGCCATGTTAAagcatacgaaaattatattcgaattACTTacagacattgacatggttatgtttatcgaatgaggtatacgcggtggtctgagtcaatgttccaacaggtacgcgcgtgctaataacaagtacatgcagtcgtatgactcatcgaaaccatcaacgtacttgatgtatttcgatgttaataatttttacggataggcaatgtgtcaaccattgccctatgccgattttcagtgggtcgataatgtttccaattttgatgtatatcatcgatcgcgctcgattcgtctacaggctacatccttgaagtcgatctcgagtatccgcagcatcttcacgattcgcacactgaTCTACCGTTTTGCCCGATACGCGACAAACTACCTGGCAAGCGCGAGGACAAGCTTCTcgcaaccttatacgataagaagcgttacgtgatacactaccgcaacctgcagcaatgttcctgtcacggtcttcgtgttgcaaaaattcatcgtatattacaattcactcaatctccgtggctccgtacttatatagaacttaacacaaaatttagaacactggcgaaaaattaatttgaaaaaaatttgtacaaactaatgaataatgccgtgtttggcaaaacgatggaaaatgtgcgcaatcgcatagatgttaaacttttaacaaaatgggacggaaGGTACGGCGTAGAGGCATCaattgcaaaaccaaattttcacaGCTGGagcgttttttcggaaaatctaatcgctgtggaattacgtaaactcgaggtgaaattctacaaaccaatttacgtgggtatgtgtattctcgatatatccaagacgtgtttgtacgaatttcaccacgattatatggtaccaatgtatcgggagagatgcaaagtcatgtacactgatacagatagtcttatatatcacattgagtgcgacgatgtgtacACGCACCGACATAAATGGTGTTcgtcggtaaatgtgtatgtacgtacacgcaccggcataaatggtgtccgtcgataaatgtgtatgtacgtacacaCACTGGcataaatggtgtccgtcggtaaatgtgtatgtacatacaccaatacattgaatgagagttcatttttcaatgttgGTAACAGTGACGCTGGAATTTTCTTGTCGCTCCGGTAGACCCTTAAGcgcttaaaattgcaaacggAAAGTTTTTCCTTTTGGGTGCATGAGCATCGTGAGTATGTCAAAATGGCGGAAAAACAGATTGTTCTTTTGTGTTcactaattgtaataatgttcgAAATATTGTTTGATGACGATGAAGAttctttaaaacttaatacagaagtagaaaatattcttttaatttttaataagtatcgCGAGAAAACTGCAATATTACGCCTAAAAAATTACGTAGAAAAGATTTTACCATCATATACcgatgtacaatttaaatcacatttcagttattaatcatatattaatcatatattaatcacattacaatttaaatccatttttctATTCACCATGCGATACCACGGGTACGTTCCATTTACACGCGCTGTAAGCGTTCACGCTTTTGCTGCCCTACCTCGATGAAATAAGCATTTGTGAGCACGAGTTATGACGTCATTAATGCGTTTCTAAGCACTTATAACTTCAAATGGAACAGCGTAAGCAATGCTTATAAGAGCTTTAAGCGTGTAAGCGTTCAAAAGGAACGCACCCTATGTGTTGTGAATAAGCCACGTCTTAGCCGCGGGATGAATGCTTCGAAGCTACGTGGCCGAGGAAAATAAATGGTGTTTCCtctcgatttaattataatgtttattgaTTGCACTTTCCGGACTGATTACACAAGAATGAAAGGATAAAAGCTTAATAATTGAATCGTCGCATACGTATCATGCACACGAAGTGATTCTAGCGCTCCTGCGTAGAGGATTTCCACTCGATAATGCCGACGCTACCCGACGCGACATCTGCCGCTACGTGGGCATATTAAGCGGGTAAAAAAGGGAGAATTCTTAACACCCTGCCCTCCTTGAAGGCACTTGCcttcaacaaattaaatccCGTAACTTAAAATGATAATGGATCGCTAGCCTGAGCCATTTGTTGGGAGGGACATGGTTATTGCATATGGCTTACGCTAAATCCTGTAAGTATAAggaaaattaaacatataaaatataaggaaGACGGAAACAATATAACGTAACGTAAACAATAATTACTTATTGCACTAATTATGGTTTAACTTAAGCTTAGTGATCTTTGGCATAACATAATCACGGAGTAACACATACAACATAAATTACTTTGGCAATACCTTGGCTTAAGATTAATGCATACGGCATAACTCATgcatatttgtgtatataacaaaaatactaAAGGCTACATAGCTGATAATGaagggaaaagaaataaacgtAATAAGATAGCTAATTATTGATAGGTAATATTGCGATTTTAGTTAGCGGTCTCAAAAGAGATCCTGATGCAGTCTTTACGGTCGCAATTCGTACATGTCCATCTGGACCCGCATGAATTTTTTCCACTCGACCTATCTGTCATTGCAAGGGAGCTAGCCCTTGCTGTTTCAATAGAACAAGCTGATTTTGTTTAACTGCTGGCCCTTGTTGGCCTTCCACTTGTTTCGCTCTTGTAAGAATTGGAGGTATTCAGTACTCCATCTGCGCCAGAAATGCTGCTTAATCTGTTCTACTCTTTGCCATCGAGCATCGAGCAGTCGGTTTTCACTTATATCTATTAAGTTTTCGTAAGGGAAACTGTTCAGGGGGGTGTCAACCAAAAAGTGACCGGAGGTCAAGCAAGCTAAGTCGTTCGGATCCTCGCTTAATGACGTAAGCGGTCGGGAATTCAGAATTGcctctattttatataacgctGTTGTTATTTCTTCGAAAGTCAGATGCGCTTTACCGACGATTCGATTTAGGTGGTATTATGCGGATTTGACCGCCGCCTCCCATAAACCTCCGAAATGAGGGGCGTTCGGCGGTATGAATTTCCAAGTCGTTTTTTGTTCGTGCATAAATTGCTTGATCTCAGACTGTGtctcatcattttttaaaaactctaAGAATTGTTTCAATTGCCCCTGGGCCCCCACGAAATTGGTCCGATTATCCGAATAGATGCATGACAGTTTATCTCTACGCGCAGCGAATCGCTTGAGTGCTGCTATAAATGCACTCGACGTTAGGTCACTGACTAATTCAATATGGATCGCTCTAGTTGCAAAACACACGAAAATTGATACATATGCCTTTATTAATTTCGCGTTACGTCGCTTGGCCTCACGTAAAATTAACGAGCCCGTGTAATCGACGCCGCAATGATAAAAGGGCCACGAGACCGTCACGCACCCGGCTGGTAAGGAACCCATAATTCAATGAAAGTAGCGGACTAGATACGTTGATGGCCTCATTGCTGGATAACGCCTTGTATTCGTTGGGAAACGCTTGCTTTTAGACGGACTTGCACATAAAATCTAAAGCGAAAAGTACTACGGCTTGCGAAATAAATGGCGTGAGTTTATCTGGCCTATGCACCTTGTAAAATCTTAAGCAATAAGCTAACACGCGACACGTTTTTGTTAAGTCTGAAATTCTTCGCATTAGTTCTTCGATAATCACTGATTGTACTTTAGCAAGTGCCACAAATGGTCCCTTCAATTCCGGGACATTTTCTAGATGCTTGAAATCACTGTCCGACCAGCTATCTTCCTGAGCCGCCAAAAAACTTGGCCCGTGCCACCACATTGATGCGTTTAACAAATTACGGGGCTCAAGTCCTCTTGATAAGATGTCAGCGGGATTATTTGCTGACGAGACGTGACGCCAACTGTTAATGTCAGTGACACGCTGTATTTCGCCGACTCTGTTGGCTATGAAAACTGTCCACTTGCGGGACGGTGATGTTATCCAGTTGAGTGTTATTGTGGAGTCTGACCATAGAAATACTTGCACTTCTTTCGTTAAATTGATTGCCTCGCTAATCTTGTCCATTAGCTGTGACAATAGCAACGCTGACAATTCAAGTCTTGGCAATGATACGCTTTTGATCGGCGCAACGCGAGATTTAGCACATAATAACTCTGAACGAAATTCATTATTTCCGACTTGTGTACGTACGTATACACAGGCACCGTACGCTCGCTGGCTTGCGTCGCAAAATCCATGTAATTGTAGGCATCGCGCTTCTACATTATACTTAATGCAACGCGGAATTGAGTATTGATTAACGGTGGGCAATTGATCCCTTAGCCTTCTCCATCGGAAGTCAATGTCCGTCGGAATGGATTCGTACCAATGAACGTCATAGTTGCCATAGTTCTTGCATGATAAGCTTTGCTAACACTATGATAGGGCCCAGTAAGTCCAATGGATCGAAAAGTCTGGATATCTCAGATAGGTTGTTACGCTTTGAAATGATAGCTTGagtcattatttttgtaagagaaataaaacgtATCCAGGGATTGATTCCAATGGATTCCCAATACGGAAGAGTTCATTCCACTGTTTATTGTGATTATATTTCCTTCCTGCTCGTTCAAACCATTTAATAACTCAGGGCAATTGGATGCCCATTTTCCTAACTCGAATCCTC from Anoplolepis gracilipes chromosome 16, ASM4749672v1, whole genome shotgun sequence encodes:
- the LOC140674476 gene encoding uncharacterized protein isoform X4; this encodes MQWHCCTTCRKHFTKNAGMAALRFLSERERMLLAQLVSEEAIENKKTGASDLKDKVDAWERITKKFARISEECTLRSSKQLKKCWDNMKQRKRKLNTTKRHERLMTGGGPASVQPNDPVMAFMDATNANLDVEIDCPFDSTAVFEKEYNVKMDYASERIVIEDESEKENENIDDICHEDYIHQNILSTSFSTPKEKIATSKNSTSVEKRATSSINNASEKKVTASVNALKGKKATSNIKNIE
- the LOC140674476 gene encoding uncharacterized protein isoform X2, translated to MQWHCCTTCRKHFTKNAGMAALRFLSERERMLLAQLVSEEAIENKKTGASDLKDKVDAWERITKKFARISEECTLRSSKQLKKCWDNMKQRKRKLNTTKRHERLMTGGGPASVQPNDPVMAFMDATNANLDVEIDCPFDSTAVFEKEYNVKMDYASERIVIEDESEKENENIDDICHEDYIHQNILSTSFSTPKEKIATSKNSTSVEKRATSSINNASEKKVTASVNALKGKKATSNIKNIEISVTKKSYD
- the LOC140674413 gene encoding uncharacterized protein, producing MDKISEAINLTKEVQVFLWSDSTITLNWITSPSRKWTVFIANRVGEIQRVTDINSWRHVSSANNPADILSRGLEPRNLLNASMWWHGPSFLAAQEDSWSDSDFKHLENVPELKGPFVALAKVQSVIIEELMRRISDLTKTCRVLAYCLRFYKVHRPDKLTPFISQAVVLFALDFMCKSV
- the LOC140674476 gene encoding uncharacterized protein isoform X1 is translated as MQWHCCTTCRKHFTKNAGMAALRFLSERERMLLAQLVSEEAIENKKTGASDLKDKVDAWERITKKFARISEECTLRSSKQLKKCWDNMKQRKRKLNTTKRHERLMTGGGPASVQPNDPVMAFMDATNANLDVEIDCPFDSTAVFEKEYNVKMDYASERIVIEDESEKENENIDDICHEDYIHQNILSTSFSTPKEKIATSKNSTSVEKRATSSINNASEKKVTNIRDEKELRLIKIREAIEQQRELHRKKIKIAETEEQIVLVKLLKEEEALKSNTCK
- the LOC140674476 gene encoding uncharacterized protein isoform X3, yielding MLLAQLVSEEAIENKKTGASDLKDKVDAWERITKKFARISEECTLRSSKQLKKCWDNMKQRKRKLNTTKRHERLMTGGGPASVQPNDPVMAFMDATNANLDVEIDCPFDSTAVFEKEYNVKMDYASERIVIEDESEKENENIDDICHEDYIHQNILSTSFSTPKEKIATSKNSTSVEKRATSSINNASEKKVTNIRDEKELRLIKIREAIEQQRELHRKKIKIAETEEQIVLVKLLKEEEALKSNTCK